A single Mesomycoplasma ovipneumoniae DNA region contains:
- a CDS encoding MAGa3780 family membrane protein yields the protein MIENNDTYLATKFDHFSNWKKERKISLIFSLLIISITISLIGYSMIQNRSEFVVDKYYFISFTNYFQNFSAFFYLTYQSNLIYGITLFTFVLNATQRKFQILFVFTVILTIVLIVFWTVLAWNLNMTWSVLATTSTVHFFHPVFAIFVLFWYRKQFSVSKLGLGFGVIYSVCYYIFCVLLYFFTLRQWVAPEIKKVGAQEIKNMVFFYTGLTIYPFINFLHPFFYSGNSHSVVILLNLLMALSVVFLPYMISLFYINIFGIKATNWRLTREIKSISNRLKAFFWVSKPKE from the coding sequence ATGATAGAAAATAACGATACTTACCTAGCAACAAAATTTGATCATTTTTCCAATTGAAAAAAAGAACGCAAGATTTCATTAATTTTTTCTTTACTTATTATTTCAATTACAATTTCGCTAATCGGGTATTCAATGATTCAAAACCGTAGCGAATTTGTCGTTGACAAATATTATTTTATAAGTTTTACTAATTATTTTCAAAATTTTAGTGCCTTTTTTTACTTAACTTACCAGTCAAACTTAATTTACGGAATTACCTTATTTACTTTTGTCCTTAATGCAACTCAACGAAAATTTCAAATTTTATTTGTTTTTACAGTAATTTTAACAATTGTTTTAATTGTTTTTTGAACTGTATTGGCTTGAAATTTAAATATGACTTGGTCAGTTTTGGCAACAACATCAACTGTCCATTTTTTTCATCCAGTTTTTGCAATATTTGTACTTTTTTGGTATCGAAAACAATTTTCAGTAAGTAAATTAGGTTTAGGTTTTGGGGTTATTTATTCAGTTTGTTATTATATTTTTTGTGTGCTTTTGTATTTTTTCACACTTAGACAGTGAGTTGCGCCTGAAATTAAAAAAGTCGGAGCTCAAGAGATAAAAAATATGGTATTTTTTTACACAGGTTTAACTATTTATCCATTTATAAATTTTTTACATCCATTTTTTTATTCAGGAAACAGCCACTCAGTAGTAATTTTGTTAAACTTGTTAATGGCTCTTTCAGTTGTTTTTCTCCCATATATGATTTCACTTTTTTATATTAATATTTTTGGAATTAAAGCAACAAATTGGCGTTTAACCCGAGAAATAAAATCGATTTCTAATCGTTTAAAAGCATTTTTCTGAGTGTCCAAACCAAAAGAATAG
- a CDS encoding MPN499 family protein, with protein MANFRLREKISKFIKIKVNHLSDGYWLVPSFTKLFSPRMTAFVIKKAKTLEELVEFNDFYKKELIFSFNSDYNFYNFNILMKLRKIDFRLDIKAVLKKPDDAIFIFFPVPNCKIVLDKKSLKLIYNGIIPFFSKEYYSNLALYQRERSAKLQNNDVFKGFFWRRNGFEEIYVKNEA; from the coding sequence ATGGCTAATTTTCGATTAAGAGAAAAAATTTCAAAATTTATTAAAATAAAAGTTAACCACTTATCAGATGGATATTGACTTGTTCCTAGTTTTACTAAACTTTTCTCGCCAAGAATGACGGCTTTTGTTATAAAAAAAGCAAAAACCTTGGAAGAATTAGTCGAATTTAACGACTTTTATAAAAAAGAACTAATCTTTAGTTTTAACAGCGATTATAATTTTTATAATTTTAATATTCTGATGAAATTACGTAAAATTGATTTTCGTCTTGATATAAAAGCTGTTTTAAAAAAACCTGATGATGCTATTTTTATTTTTTTTCCTGTTCCAAATTGCAAAATAGTTTTAGATAAAAAATCATTAAAACTAATTTATAACGGAATTATTCCCTTTTTTTCAAAAGAATATTATTCAAATTTAGCTCTTTATCAACGCGAAAGATCCGCAAAGCTACAAAATAATGATGTTTTCAAAGGGTTTTTTTGAAGGCGAAATGGCTTTGAAGAAATTTATGTAAAAAATGAAGCATAA
- a CDS encoding DUF3899 domain-containing protein yields the protein MILWALFLAIIGFVMGFVQEKVWYDVVSILGLLSISISVLATVLRLGLFSSFSISYHKWRIQSQNRMLEKRGFKPVSPKIDYNFVKQKQKELSILPIFLGFVVGFLLLIITLPFLIINS from the coding sequence TTGATTCTTTGAGCATTATTTTTAGCTATTATTGGTTTTGTGATGGGTTTTGTTCAAGAAAAAGTTTGATATGACGTAGTTTCAATTTTGGGACTTTTATCAATTTCAATTTCAGTTCTTGCGACAGTATTAAGACTCGGTTTATTTAGTAGTTTTTCAATTTCTTATCATAAATGGCGAATTCAATCGCAAAATAGGATGTTAGAAAAACGAGGATTTAAACCTGTTAGTCCAAAAATTGATTATAATTTTGTCAAGCAAAAACAAAAAGAGCTATCTATTCTGCCAATTTTTCTAGGATTTGTTGTTGGTTTTCTGCTTTTAATTATCACTTTACCGTTTTTAATTATTAACTCTTAA
- a CDS encoding YbhB/YbcL family Raf kinase inhibitor-like protein has protein sequence MIKIYIPDVKNGVLDTQFGNGNLGKKYPNSVSFPIKWDKVKGAKSYALTLIDYEATAELGFVFIHWVAANIKKNKLKWDDSFSRQDKMYQFENSMTRHANNYLLDSFYRPHPDGVYFGPLPPANDHNYRLEVFALDVENIIPEDLKDKPLFYDDFLELIKNHVIDFGISSFLYRSHGKVENNLLVKKQISKSELNAPLAKEEQNFFLDFLPINFSSSGLIARENDYHVLDIEFLGKQGTSPFFSARNFDIEIYSESDKIKEYAIIITSFAENFSLGVGLNVWNRVGIIKKTDDYKTTLSAGKNSFDLFDSDIPVFNSFGSFCADSIAKKINLDSSEKFEFIKAKYGVIYLPGLTNGQGKYQLEIFGLNQVIDWSKIARNLNKPLTSFEVLSAIKGKVIGYNRTFFKLI, from the coding sequence ATGATAAAAATTTATATTCCTGATGTTAAAAATGGCGTTTTAGACACCCAATTTGGTAATGGCAATTTAGGTAAAAAATACCCTAATTCGGTAAGTTTTCCAATAAAATGAGACAAAGTTAAAGGCGCAAAATCATATGCCCTTACTTTAATTGACTATGAGGCAACTGCTGAATTAGGTTTTGTTTTTATTCACTGAGTTGCGGCCAATATTAAAAAAAACAAGCTAAAATGAGATGATTCTTTTTCGCGACAAGATAAAATGTATCAATTTGAAAATTCTATGACCCGTCATGCCAATAATTATTTGCTTGATTCATTTTATCGACCTCATCCTGATGGAGTTTATTTCGGGCCGCTGCCACCAGCTAATGATCATAACTATCGACTTGAAGTTTTTGCCCTTGATGTTGAAAATATAATTCCAGAAGATTTAAAAGATAAGCCTTTGTTTTACGATGATTTTCTTGAATTAATTAAAAATCATGTTATTGATTTTGGAATTAGTTCATTTTTATACCGTTCTCATGGAAAAGTTGAAAATAATTTGCTTGTAAAAAAACAGATTTCCAAAAGTGAATTAAATGCACCACTAGCCAAAGAAGAACAAAATTTTTTTCTTGATTTTTTACCGATAAATTTTAGCTCATCAGGACTAATTGCCAGAGAAAATGATTATCATGTTTTAGATATTGAATTTTTAGGCAAACAAGGCACTAGTCCATTTTTTAGCGCCCGTAATTTTGACATTGAAATTTATTCTGAATCTGATAAAATTAAAGAATATGCTATAATTATAACTAGTTTTGCCGAAAATTTTTCGCTTGGAGTTGGACTAAATGTCTGAAATCGGGTTGGAATTATCAAAAAAACTGATGATTATAAAACGACTTTAAGTGCTGGAAAAAATAGTTTTGACCTTTTTGATAGTGATATTCCTGTTTTTAATAGTTTTGGTTCCTTTTGTGCTGATTCAATTGCTAAAAAAATTAACCTAGATTCTTCCGAAAAATTTGAATTTATTAAAGCAAAATACGGAGTTATTTATCTTCCTGGGCTTACAAATGGCCAAGGAAAATATCAACTTGAAATTTTTGGGCTTAATCAAGTAATTGACTGGAGCAAAATTGCGCGAAATTTAAATAAACCTTTGACATCATTTGAGGTTCTTAGTGCGATAAAAGGAAAAGTTATTGGCTATAATCGTACTTTTTTTAAATTAATTTAA
- a CDS encoding IS256 family transposase, with protein sequence MKKQQKTLSPFELEAKKLVDKYADYKKIKKEDFHNEISHMFKTFTEALLRAELSQHLGYEKSNRSKKGVHRPNKRNGFSDKTVNYNHNSFRLKIPRDRNGTFENKLLGKYETNLGDIEEQVFSLFASGMSYENIVNTIKSIYKKEISNAWISSVTDKLLPEIEKWKSRKIENSYPILYIDGMFFNVKENGVFVKKSLYLILAIDWDGNKKALGFWIKNTESASNWLDVFNELKTRGLEDVLIISCDNLSGISQAIEAVFPQTDVQKCVVHQIRNSLLKVSNKDKKEFVLDMKKIYQAANQEFAMQNLDKFAEKWGQKYPSIIKSWYTNFVELTTFFKYPYELRQAIYTTNLIESMNRIIRKNTKTKGGIQSVNYLSKITYLTLQNASTKWQKVRNWFMIKKQLEIIFPNRLNNVKLN encoded by the coding sequence ATGAAAAAACAGCAAAAAACATTATCCCCATTTGAGTTAGAAGCTAAAAAACTTGTTGACAAATACGCTGATTATAAAAAAATAAAAAAAGAAGATTTTCACAACGAAATTTCGCATATGTTTAAAACTTTTACTGAGGCGCTCTTAAGGGCGGAATTAAGCCAACATTTAGGCTATGAAAAAAGTAACCGAAGCAAAAAAGGCGTGCATAGGCCAAATAAGCGAAACGGATTTTCGGACAAAACTGTGAATTATAATCATAATAGTTTTCGTCTAAAAATACCAAGAGATCGAAATGGCACTTTTGAGAACAAATTACTCGGTAAATACGAAACAAATTTAGGCGATATCGAAGAGCAAGTGTTTTCACTTTTTGCATCAGGAATGTCATATGAAAATATTGTTAACACAATAAAAAGTATCTATAAAAAAGAAATAAGTAATGCCTGAATTTCTTCAGTTACTGACAAATTATTGCCTGAAATTGAAAAGTGAAAATCGCGAAAAATTGAGAATTCCTATCCAATTTTGTACATTGATGGGATGTTTTTTAATGTTAAAGAAAACGGTGTTTTTGTCAAAAAATCACTTTATCTTATTCTTGCAATTGATTGGGACGGAAATAAAAAAGCACTGGGATTTTGGATTAAAAATACCGAATCAGCAAGTAATTGACTTGATGTTTTTAACGAACTAAAAACTCGCGGGCTGGAAGATGTTCTAATAATTTCTTGCGATAATCTAAGCGGAATTAGTCAAGCAATTGAAGCGGTTTTCCCGCAAACAGATGTTCAAAAATGTGTTGTTCACCAAATTAGAAACTCGCTTTTAAAAGTTTCTAACAAAGACAAAAAAGAGTTTGTCCTTGATATGAAAAAGATTTATCAAGCGGCTAATCAAGAATTTGCAATGCAAAATCTTGATAAATTTGCGGAAAAATGAGGCCAAAAATATCCTTCAATTATCAAGTCTTGGTATACAAATTTCGTTGAACTAACGACATTTTTTAAATATCCATATGAATTGAGGCAAGCAATTTATACGACAAATTTAATTGAGTCAATGAATAGAATAATTAGGAAAAATACAAAAACAAAAGGCGGAATTCAAAGTGTAAATTACCTTTCAAAAATAACTTATTTAACTCTCCAAAACGCATCTACAAAATGACAAAAGGTAAGAAATTGATTCATGATTAAAAAACAATTAGAAATTATTTTCCCTAATCGGTTAAATAATGTAAAATTAAATTAG
- a CDS encoding L-ribulose-5-phosphate 4-epimerase: MKIKDRDELVLLQKQVLEANLLLYRSKLALHTWGNVSAISSDRSYYVIKPSGISYEKMKYSDMVPVDLENNVLETDLNPSSDTPTHSLLYKADPRIKAIVHTHSPFSVAWAQAGKEIPALGTTHADNFYGSIPCTNSLTDEQINGQYEHNTGVVIVDHFNKNNIDFIATPAVLVKEHGPFCWSNKSAEDAVKLAMTLEEIAKMAFYTKQINPDQSQANIVLQKKHYNRKHGKNAYYGQKQ; this comes from the coding sequence ATGAAAATCAAAGATAGGGACGAATTAGTTTTACTACAAAAACAAGTTTTAGAGGCTAATCTTTTACTATATAGGTCAAAATTAGCGCTTCACACTTGAGGAAATGTTTCGGCCATAAGTTCAGATCGCTCATATTATGTAATTAAACCTAGCGGAATTTCTTATGAAAAAATGAAATATTCAGATATGGTTCCTGTTGATCTTGAAAATAATGTTCTTGAAACTGACTTAAATCCTTCAAGTGACACGCCAACTCATTCACTTCTTTATAAAGCAGATCCACGAATTAAGGCAATTGTCCATACTCACTCACCTTTTTCAGTGGCCTGAGCCCAAGCTGGCAAAGAAATTCCTGCCCTTGGAACAACCCATGCTGACAATTTTTATGGTTCAATTCCTTGCACAAATTCATTAACTGACGAACAAATTAATGGTCAATATGAACACAACACTGGTGTTGTTATAGTTGATCACTTTAATAAAAATAATATTGATTTTATTGCAACTCCGGCCGTTTTAGTAAAAGAACACGGGCCTTTTTGTTGGTCTAATAAATCTGCAGAAGACGCTGTTAAACTCGCTATGACTCTTGAAGAAATAGCAAAAATGGCCTTTTACACAAAACAAATAAATCCTGATCAAAGTCAGGCTAATATTGTTTTACAAAAAAAACATTATAACCGAAAACATGGTAAAAACGCATATTATGGACAAAAACAATAA
- the nadE gene encoding NAD(+) synthase, translating to MKNNVQINNYINYLTEWIRQEVQKANKKGVIFGISGGVDSALVAFLGKKAFPNSHLGLIMPIRDMSSDKNDIDQLVKKFEIATKEINLSSTFQNLKDLFSLKNQLANYNIQPRLRMISLYAFAQELDYLVLGTDNFSEMYLGYFTKYGDGGVDLLPIVNLTKMQVYQISEQIGIPDSIIEKSPSANLWDNQKDEDELGFTYKDLDLFFTDPNSVSYQVRKKIEKLHNLSAHKRNPVPRPAKKLGDF from the coding sequence ATGAAAAATAATGTACAAATAAATAATTATATAAATTATCTTACAGAATGAATTCGCCAAGAAGTACAAAAGGCAAATAAAAAAGGCGTGATTTTTGGGATTTCTGGTGGTGTTGACTCTGCACTTGTTGCGTTTTTAGGAAAAAAAGCTTTCCCTAATTCGCATTTAGGTCTTATTATGCCTATTCGTGATATGAGCAGCGATAAAAATGATATTGACCAATTAGTCAAAAAATTTGAAATTGCCACTAAGGAAATTAACTTAAGTTCAACTTTCCAGAACTTAAAAGACTTATTTAGTCTTAAAAATCAACTGGCAAATTACAATATCCAACCTCGCCTTCGCATGATTAGTTTATATGCTTTTGCTCAAGAATTGGACTATTTAGTTCTAGGAACTGATAATTTTTCCGAAATGTATCTTGGCTATTTTACAAAATACGGCGATGGTGGCGTGGATTTATTGCCAATTGTTAATTTAACAAAAATGCAAGTTTACCAAATCAGCGAACAAATTGGAATTCCAGATTCAATAATTGAAAAATCCCCAAGCGCAAATCTTTGAGATAACCAAAAAGATGAAGATGAATTAGGATTTACCTATAAAGATTTAGATTTATTTTTTACAGATCCAAATTCAGTTAGTTATCAAGTAAGAAAAAAAATTGAGAAATTACACAATTTAAGCGCCCACAAACGTAATCCAGTGCCAAGGCCTGCAAAAAAATTAGGAGACTTTTAA
- a CDS encoding HAD family hydrolase, whose translation MVKTHIMDKNNNTIKEKLKNIENFVFDLDGTLLKSDHQISQKSVETIEKLKKDGKKIIFCSGRPWYFIKKYYFALKPDFPIISCNGSLIYDYKNESVVFSKTFNSSQVLEIFKSLAKNQVFFLIYTTKNMLAFSQKQTTCPWFSFLKNENESFSEAEKLPLEFYDYESLSQEEISSLDVVKFLLIKRDSNPELFEKSMDELKNVEGIYFVQSQSSVIDIMISGSNKGQGLNYLEQNYGLNLDKTLSFGDAKNDISMFGQTKLAIAMGQASEEVKEHADYITDSNDAEGIANFFSKYYG comes from the coding sequence ATGGTAAAAACGCATATTATGGACAAAAACAATAATACTATTAAAGAAAAATTAAAAAATATCGAAAATTTTGTTTTCGATCTCGATGGAACTTTATTAAAATCTGATCACCAAATCAGCCAAAAATCTGTTGAAACAATTGAAAAATTAAAAAAAGATGGCAAAAAAATTATTTTTTGCTCGGGTAGACCTTGATATTTTATAAAAAAATATTATTTTGCACTAAAACCAGATTTTCCGATAATAAGTTGCAATGGTTCACTGATTTATGACTATAAAAATGAATCTGTTGTTTTTAGTAAAACTTTTAATTCAAGTCAAGTTTTAGAAATTTTTAAAAGCCTGGCCAAAAATCAAGTCTTTTTCTTGATTTATACAACCAAAAATATGTTAGCTTTTAGTCAAAAACAAACAACATGTCCGTGATTTTCTTTCCTTAAAAACGAAAATGAAAGTTTTTCTGAAGCTGAAAAATTACCTTTAGAATTTTACGACTATGAAAGTCTATCCCAGGAAGAAATTTCTAGCCTTGATGTTGTAAAATTTTTACTTATTAAACGAGATAGTAACCCTGAGCTTTTTGAAAAATCAATGGACGAACTTAAAAATGTTGAGGGAATTTATTTTGTTCAGTCGCAATCTTCAGTAATTGATATTATGATTTCTGGTTCAAACAAAGGTCAAGGACTAAATTATTTAGAGCAAAATTATGGCCTAAATCTCGATAAGACTTTATCTTTTGGCGATGCAAAAAATGATATTTCAATGTTTGGCCAAACTAAACTGGCTATTGCAATGGGCCAAGCATCTGAAGAAGTAAAAGAACATGCTGATTATATAACAGATTCAAATGATGCCGAAGGAATAGCAAACTTTTTTTCAAAATATTATGGCTAA
- the mnmA gene encoding tRNA 2-thiouridine(34) synthase MnmA, producing MAKIVVGLSGGVDSAVSAYLLKKQGHEVICVFMRNWDSDLNNDFLGQKNTSDNHICPQEQDWQDAKKVAQQLNLPIFRVDFVKQYWDEVFSDLIQKYKSGLTPNPDILCNKNIKFKHFLDYAINVHQADFIAMGHYAKTENGNLFTPKDKNKDQTYFLGQLSKDQLKKTIFPLGNYLKTEVREIAKNLELMNATKKDSTGICFIGERKFTDFLQNYIPAQPGPIVDITTNEIIGKHIGIMYFTIGQRKGFGLSGMNEPYFVVGHNLQEKILYAAPSSQKIWLESNQLLAINANFLTENFPLENLKAKFRYRQEFVEVNIKIIDQNSFYVYYQNYSAVTPGQQVVIYSEDQVVLAGEISLIFRDGKKVDYLS from the coding sequence GTGGCTAAAATTGTTGTTGGTCTTTCAGGCGGTGTTGATTCTGCAGTTAGTGCATACCTTCTAAAAAAACAAGGGCATGAAGTTATTTGTGTCTTTATGAGAAATTGAGATTCTGACCTTAATAATGATTTTTTAGGTCAGAAAAATACATCTGACAATCATATTTGCCCGCAAGAACAAGATTGGCAGGATGCAAAAAAAGTGGCGCAGCAACTAAATTTGCCAATTTTCCGTGTTGATTTTGTAAAACAATATTGAGATGAAGTTTTTAGCGACCTAATTCAAAAATACAAATCCGGTTTAACTCCAAATCCTGACATTTTGTGTAATAAAAACATAAAATTCAAACATTTTCTTGATTATGCAATTAATGTTCATCAAGCCGATTTTATTGCAATGGGTCACTATGCAAAAACAGAAAACGGAAATTTATTTACTCCAAAAGACAAAAATAAGGATCAAACTTATTTTCTTGGGCAACTTTCAAAAGATCAGCTAAAAAAAACAATTTTCCCGCTTGGAAATTATTTAAAAACTGAAGTTAGAGAAATTGCCAAAAATTTAGAGCTAATGAATGCGACCAAAAAAGACTCAACTGGAATTTGCTTCATTGGTGAGCGAAAATTTACTGATTTTTTGCAAAACTATATTCCTGCTCAACCAGGCCCAATTGTCGATATTACCACAAATGAAATTATCGGGAAACATATTGGAATTATGTATTTTACAATTGGACAGCGAAAAGGTTTTGGCCTAAGCGGAATGAATGAACCTTATTTTGTTGTTGGTCACAATCTTCAAGAAAAAATTTTGTACGCGGCTCCTTCAAGTCAAAAAATTTGGCTTGAATCAAACCAGCTTTTAGCAATTAATGCTAATTTTTTGACAGAAAATTTTCCACTTGAAAATTTAAAAGCCAAATTTCGCTACCGTCAAGAATTTGTTGAGGTTAATATTAAAATAATTGACCAAAATTCTTTTTATGTTTATTATCAAAATTATAGTGCAGTAACGCCTGGTCAACAAGTTGTGATTTATTCTGAAGATCAAGTCGTTTTAGCTGGTGAAATATCACTTATTTTCCGTGATGGCAAAAAAGTTGATTATTTAAGTTAA
- a CDS encoding YebC/PmpR family DNA-binding transcriptional regulator → MAGHSKWANIKHRKGAQDALKAKIFNKFSKEIMVSVAKGGPDPNSNPSLRLIISKARAKSMPKSNIEKAIAKGQGATSEGQIFKEIIYSGTLSNGISLIVTILTDNVNRSVSSLQALFRRANGQIGKQNSIPYLFEQKGYLEIDKTDQINGDDLMMFVLENGGDDFQEDEESYLIYCEPRAIQDLKSAIENNFSVNFSAVEISYFPNSWVELDQEGTEKILNQIDNFLEDDDIQNVYHNLKV, encoded by the coding sequence ATGGCTGGTCATTCAAAATGAGCTAACATAAAGCACCGAAAAGGTGCCCAAGATGCCCTAAAAGCAAAGATTTTTAACAAATTTTCAAAAGAAATTATGGTCTCAGTAGCAAAAGGCGGACCTGATCCTAATTCTAATCCGTCTTTAAGACTTATTATTTCAAAAGCGCGAGCAAAATCAATGCCAAAATCAAACATTGAAAAAGCAATTGCCAAAGGACAAGGCGCAACTAGTGAAGGTCAAATTTTTAAAGAAATAATTTATTCTGGAACTTTATCAAACGGAATTAGCCTAATTGTCACAATTTTAACTGATAATGTTAATCGATCAGTTTCATCACTTCAAGCACTTTTTCGGCGTGCAAATGGACAAATTGGAAAGCAAAATTCAATTCCTTATTTATTTGAACAAAAAGGTTATCTTGAAATTGACAAAACTGATCAAATAAATGGCGATGATCTTATGATGTTTGTTCTTGAAAATGGCGGTGATGATTTTCAAGAAGATGAAGAAAGTTACTTAATATATTGTGAACCACGGGCAATTCAGGACTTAAAATCAGCAATTGAAAACAATTTTAGTGTAAATTTTAGTGCTGTTGAAATTAGTTATTTCCCTAATTCTTGAGTCGAACTTGATCAAGAAGGTACTGAAAAAATACTAAATCAAATTGATAATTTTCTTGAAGATGACGATATTCAAAATGTTTATCACAATCTAAAAGTTTAA
- a CDS encoding Mhp366/Mhp367 family surface (lipo)protein — MKFKFFKSLAPLLLVNFFVISCTNFIPFQDRKNKDESAKNPVITEENQPKNQILPELQTPKNDLAQITQNLNPIGNIKTINDSNNDSPLTRENNNRIAENSTSKNNHNLANSSISTIQNPSLDKSQIDNLNFSSLESLVKSNKPKPEPKPEPKVEVDPKLEQILEQKPEPNLEQIPLVNSEISQVVEDSPVEKTPIINEKLEFSKLSNYDNKPAQKIGFDVTNKARGNTYSYEAFALKSNVIKQENDDHYLGEKNENLNIYWLDKINTGSFSKNEDARKTFFGYFNPRFRKNNFKPDYFGFRSVDYSDQRYKDIFQRNVRFSTGTAILLDSHEGESVFLTNRHVLYVNKRPFWELMAYPFMRFYDNDNVNTVDSLASSGMLSLFWIKTDYDRQIEQLKKRKNRFPGNNSIYIKSPNRWELSQFSTNLHKRYFREEKNFKNFGKDIGIFYFNHARFREDIKGIFDFYQQHKRWLLSSFRYSNGKTVEDDINRFTKQFEKFSNFWDHVQQFPPLKISEKSWKNGEIDYTTKIGGFWPGSAFSKNMFKGVYIKNGAPSFFVTNGPGASGSGVYNTNGELIFLNQLITLAKDQKKLYYDQNNLTSHLTTGILLRNDKIDLVSEIKKFYYNKE; from the coding sequence ATGAAATTTAAATTTTTCAAATCTTTAGCACCTTTGCTTTTAGTTAATTTTTTTGTAATTTCATGCACTAATTTTATACCTTTCCAAGATAGAAAAAATAAGGATGAAAGTGCTAAAAATCCAGTAATTACTGAAGAAAATCAACCAAAAAATCAAATTTTACCAGAACTACAAACTCCAAAAAATGATTTGGCACAAATTACTCAAAATTTGAATCCAATTGGAAATATCAAAACAATAAATGATTCAAATAATGATTCACCATTAACTCGTGAAAATAATAATCGTATCGCTGAAAATTCCACTTCTAAAAATAATCATAATTTAGCAAATTCATCAATATCAACAATTCAAAATCCGTCTTTAGATAAAAGTCAAATCGACAATTTAAATTTTTCATCATTAGAATCTTTAGTCAAATCAAATAAACCAAAACCGGAACCAAAACCAGAACCTAAAGTTGAGGTTGATCCAAAGCTTGAGCAAATACTTGAGCAAAAACCTGAGCCAAATCTCGAACAAATTCCGCTGGTAAATTCAGAAATAAGCCAAGTTGTTGAAGATTCACCTGTTGAAAAAACACCGATAATAAATGAAAAGTTAGAATTTTCAAAACTAAGCAATTATGACAACAAACCCGCCCAAAAAATCGGATTTGATGTAACTAATAAAGCTCGAGGTAATACTTATTCATACGAAGCTTTTGCCCTAAAGTCAAATGTGATAAAACAAGAAAATGATGATCATTATCTAGGCGAAAAAAATGAAAACTTGAATATTTATTGGCTTGATAAAATAAATACAGGCAGTTTTTCTAAAAACGAAGATGCAAGGAAAACTTTTTTTGGTTACTTTAATCCGCGTTTTCGAAAAAATAATTTTAAACCTGATTATTTTGGATTTAGATCAGTTGACTATTCAGATCAAAGATACAAAGATATTTTTCAGAGAAATGTAAGATTTTCAACCGGAACCGCCATATTGCTTGATTCTCATGAAGGCGAAAGTGTTTTTTTAACAAATAGGCATGTTTTATATGTTAATAAAAGACCTTTTTGAGAATTAATGGCTTATCCTTTCATGCGTTTCTATGATAATGATAATGTTAATACCGTTGATTCTTTAGCTAGTTCTGGAATGTTGAGTTTATTTTGAATAAAAACTGACTATGACAGACAAATTGAGCAATTAAAGAAAAGGAAAAATAGATTTCCAGGCAATAATTCAATCTATATCAAGTCACCTAACCGATGAGAATTAAGTCAATTTAGCACTAATTTGCACAAAAGATATTTCCGAGAAGAGAAAAATTTTAAAAATTTTGGCAAGGATATAGGGATATTTTACTTTAACCACGCTAGATTTAGAGAAGATATTAAAGGTATATTTGATTTTTACCAACAACACAAAAGATGACTTTTATCTTCCTTCCGTTATTCAAATGGTAAAACTGTTGAAGACGATATCAATAGATTTACCAAACAATTTGAAAAATTTTCTAATTTCTGAGATCATGTTCAACAGTTTCCACCGTTAAAAATTAGTGAAAAATCATGAAAAAACGGCGAAATTGACTATACAACTAAAATTGGCGGATTTTGACCTGGATCTGCATTTTCAAAAAACATGTTTAAAGGTGTTTATATTAAAAACGGCGCCCCTAGTTTTTTTGTAACAAATGGTCCTGGCGCTTCTGGTTCTGGAGTTTATAACACAAATGGCGAATTAATTTTCTTAAATCAGTTAATTACTCTCGCAAAAGATCAAAAAAAACTTTACTATGATCAAAATAATTTAACATCACATTTGACAACAGGCATTTTACTTCGAAATGATAAAATCGATTTAGTCTCAGAAATTAAAAAATTTTATTATAATAAAGAATAA